From a region of the Anaeromyxobacter sp. genome:
- a CDS encoding zf-HC2 domain-containing protein: MTSPRDEQVVAGLSCSEVLALLSDYLDGDLPAAARGQVEAHLRGCEGCTRFGGEFTTTVRALRAHLARATALPGGVRERLRLALDGEAERP; encoded by the coding sequence ATGACGAGCCCACGAGACGAGCAGGTGGTCGCCGGACTCTCCTGCAGCGAGGTGCTGGCGCTGCTCTCCGACTACCTGGACGGCGACCTGCCGGCGGCGGCGCGCGGGCAGGTGGAGGCGCACCTGCGCGGCTGCGAGGGCTGCACCCGCTTCGGCGGCGAGTTCACCACCACGGTGCGCGCGCTGCGCGCCCACCTGGCGCGGGCCACGGCGCTGCCGGGTGGCGTGCGCGAGCGGCTGCGCCTGGCGCTGGACGGCGAAGCCGAGCGCCCGTGA
- a CDS encoding sigma 54-interacting transcriptional regulator: MTATTTADAQRAAFSAVSVAFGSLGRVCLALDERLQILQVSGALDALLGPGAAAAWAGRPVEALLGQELLGPAGPLRQALLAGERREGWRAWLPVAPSGTRLCSVSAAPLRHEPGDACGPEAAYLVVLRPSDDDEATRGSAPTAFGGLIARSHAMTRVLRLVQGLEHSEATVLLSGESGTGKGLLAQAIHDHSPRRRGPFVAVNCAALPDALLETELFGHVRGAFTGAVRDRVGRFELAAGGTLFLDEVGDLPLHLQAKLLRALQERTFERVGESHPVTADVRIIAATHRDLRRAVEEKRFREDLYYRLRVFPIDIPPLRVRREDVEPLARYLLARVGARSGRALRFSPEALKALLDHHWPGNVRELENALEYAVTVATGQTLQPEDLPPEVTIRAPEARPEHARGRAEPPAGTTRAAVPAGYPASPAWADDTPLPGLGAGAVTRPSSGPDRPRGEPPTREALASALADSRWRMAQAAASLGVSRTTLWRWMRELGLSR; the protein is encoded by the coding sequence GTGACCGCCACCACCACCGCCGACGCGCAGCGGGCCGCCTTCTCGGCGGTGAGCGTGGCGTTCGGGTCGCTCGGGCGGGTCTGCCTGGCGCTCGACGAGCGGCTCCAGATCCTGCAGGTGTCGGGCGCCCTCGACGCCCTGCTCGGGCCTGGGGCGGCGGCGGCCTGGGCCGGCCGCCCGGTGGAGGCGCTGCTGGGCCAGGAGCTGCTCGGACCGGCCGGCCCGCTCCGGCAGGCCCTGCTGGCCGGCGAGCGGCGCGAGGGGTGGCGGGCCTGGCTGCCGGTGGCCCCCTCCGGCACCCGCCTCTGCTCGGTGTCGGCCGCGCCGCTGCGCCACGAGCCGGGCGACGCCTGCGGCCCCGAGGCCGCCTACCTGGTGGTGCTCCGGCCCTCCGACGACGACGAGGCCACCCGGGGCAGCGCGCCCACCGCCTTCGGTGGCCTGATCGCCCGCTCGCACGCCATGACCCGGGTGCTGCGCCTGGTCCAGGGGCTGGAGCACTCGGAGGCCACCGTGCTCCTCTCGGGCGAGAGCGGCACCGGCAAGGGGCTCCTGGCCCAGGCCATCCACGACCACTCGCCGCGGCGCCGCGGCCCCTTCGTGGCCGTCAACTGCGCCGCCCTGCCCGACGCCCTGCTGGAGACCGAGCTCTTCGGCCACGTGCGCGGCGCCTTCACCGGGGCGGTGCGCGACCGGGTGGGGCGCTTCGAGCTGGCGGCCGGCGGCACGCTGTTCCTCGACGAGGTCGGCGACCTGCCGCTCCACCTGCAGGCCAAGCTGCTGCGCGCCCTGCAGGAGCGCACCTTCGAGCGGGTGGGCGAGAGCCACCCGGTGACCGCCGACGTGCGCATCATCGCCGCCACCCACCGGGACCTGCGGCGGGCGGTGGAGGAGAAGCGCTTCCGCGAGGACCTCTACTACCGGCTGCGGGTCTTCCCCATCGACATCCCGCCGCTCAGGGTGCGGCGCGAGGACGTGGAGCCGCTGGCCCGCTACCTCCTGGCGCGGGTGGGCGCCCGCAGCGGGCGGGCCCTGCGCTTCTCCCCCGAGGCGCTCAAGGCCCTGCTCGACCACCACTGGCCCGGCAACGTGCGCGAGCTGGAGAACGCGCTGGAGTACGCCGTGACGGTGGCCACCGGCCAGACCCTGCAGCCGGAGGACCTGCCGCCGGAGGTGACCATCCGGGCCCCGGAAGCGCGGCCGGAGCACGCACGGGGTCGCGCGGAGCCCCCGGCCGGAACGACCCGGGCGGCGGTGCCGGCCGGCTACCCCGCGTCGCCCGCCTGGGCGGACGACACTCCCCTGCCCGGCCTCGGCGCCGGCGCGGTCACCCGGCCATCCTCGGGACCAGACCGGCCGCGCGGCGAGCCGCCGACGCGCGAGGCGCTGGCCTCGGCGCTGGCCGACAGCCGCTGGCGCATGGCCCAGGCCGCCGCCTCGCTGGGCGTCTCCCGCACCACCCTGTGGCGCTGGATGCGGGAGCTCGGACTGAGCCGCTGA
- a CDS encoding outer membrane protein transport protein, with protein sequence MTRSLRFLAAALLAALALPALATNGMRMTGFGAVQNGMGGVGVGATLDSSAAVTNPAGLTELGRRLDVNVTYFAPSPEYKATSVPPPNPPFVNQDGATFETDRGPSFIPNIGVVLPLGAGFTAGVGAYGVGGMGVDYKTNLYNGSTLTSYQQLRLAPALAYKVSDALSFGVTLNAMWAQMEYDVASGFGQLPHDAANSFGVGATVGAKFTPVKDFTIGLAYETESYFQEFEFTIPAHPGADPLGNPVNFPGGVDTLKFNQPAVASIGAAWRVVPAFLLAVDVQLIEWSKTNGPNQPKFTNDTSLTGSMPFNLTWSDQVVYKVGVAVDATDALTIRAGYNYAENPLDPSRAFENIAFPAVAEHHVSLGLGWAFSDALAVNLAGTYSPKTTLKGSNPQQGLLSYETAMSQLSFDAGLAWKF encoded by the coding sequence ATGACGAGATCGCTTCGCTTCCTGGCCGCCGCCCTCCTGGCTGCGCTGGCCCTTCCCGCGCTGGCCACCAACGGCATGCGCATGACCGGCTTCGGCGCCGTGCAGAACGGCATGGGCGGCGTCGGCGTCGGCGCCACGCTGGACTCCTCGGCCGCCGTCACCAACCCGGCCGGCCTGACCGAGCTGGGCCGCCGCCTCGACGTGAACGTCACCTACTTCGCGCCGTCGCCCGAGTACAAGGCCACCAGCGTGCCGCCGCCGAACCCGCCCTTCGTCAACCAGGACGGCGCCACCTTCGAGACCGACCGCGGCCCCTCCTTCATCCCCAACATCGGCGTGGTCCTGCCGCTCGGCGCGGGCTTCACCGCCGGCGTCGGCGCCTACGGCGTGGGCGGCATGGGCGTGGACTACAAGACCAACCTCTACAACGGCTCCACCCTCACCTCCTACCAGCAGCTCCGGCTGGCGCCGGCGCTGGCCTACAAGGTCTCCGACGCGCTGTCGTTCGGCGTGACCCTGAACGCCATGTGGGCCCAGATGGAGTACGACGTGGCCAGCGGCTTCGGCCAGCTGCCGCACGACGCGGCCAACTCCTTCGGGGTCGGCGCCACCGTCGGCGCCAAGTTCACGCCTGTGAAGGACTTCACCATCGGCCTGGCCTACGAGACCGAGAGCTACTTCCAGGAGTTCGAGTTCACCATCCCGGCGCACCCGGGCGCGGATCCCCTGGGCAACCCGGTCAACTTCCCCGGCGGCGTCGACACCCTCAAGTTCAACCAGCCGGCGGTGGCGTCCATCGGCGCCGCCTGGCGCGTCGTGCCGGCCTTCCTGCTGGCCGTCGACGTGCAGCTCATCGAGTGGTCCAAGACCAACGGCCCCAACCAGCCGAAGTTCACCAACGACACCTCGCTGACCGGCTCGATGCCCTTCAACCTGACCTGGTCCGACCAGGTGGTCTACAAGGTCGGCGTGGCGGTCGACGCCACCGACGCGCTCACCATCCGCGCCGGCTACAACTACGCCGAGAACCCGCTCGACCCGTCGCGCGCCTTCGAGAACATCGCCTTCCCGGCCGTGGCCGAGCACCACGTCAGCCTCGGCCTGGGCTGGGCCTTCAGCGACGCCCTGGCGGTGAACCTGGCCGGGACCTACTCGCCCAAGACCACCCTGAAGGGCTCCAACCCGCAGCAGGGCCTGCTCTCCTACGAGACGGCCATGTCGCAGCTGTCCTTCGACGCCGGCCTGGCCTGGAAGTTCTAG
- a CDS encoding winged helix-turn-helix transcriptional regulator, whose amino-acid sequence MARLRDDSARATRAAEVVKALAHPDRLRLVAALCEREASGAELAARLKLTPAQVARHLRPLLEHRLVRPEPGEGTPRYRVAEPVLHGLVACMEDCGR is encoded by the coding sequence ATGGCCCGCCTGCGCGACGACAGCGCCCGCGCCACGCGGGCCGCCGAGGTGGTGAAGGCGCTGGCCCACCCGGACCGGCTGCGCCTGGTGGCGGCCCTCTGCGAGCGCGAGGCCAGCGGCGCCGAGCTGGCCGCCCGGCTCAAGCTGACGCCGGCCCAGGTGGCGCGCCACCTCAGGCCGCTGCTGGAGCACCGCCTGGTCCGGCCCGAGCCCGGCGAGGGGACGCCGCGCTACCGGGTGGCCGAGCCGGTGCTGCACGGGCTGGTGGCCTGCATGGAGGACTGCGGCCGCTGA
- a CDS encoding heavy metal translocating P-type ATPase gives MEPTPSAAPAAAAAASAPTCDPVCGAAVDPAAPAGGTVERGRYRYHFCSAACRGRFQAEPERWFALDPVCHMEVNPRAPKGGQWEHQGVTYSFCNPKCLARFSADPAPFLARRPGEPAPPPPAPAAPPGAEVVWVCPMCPEVKEQTPVPCPTCGMGLEPMVLGGMPSAEEPPNPELTSMTRRFWWGLAPTLALLAVAMGDMSSGMAVRHALGARTFGLLQAALAAPVVLVGGWPFFERAWLSVRTWKLNMFTLIGIGTAAAFLFSAAAVLLPPGAFPAAYLEHGAPPLYFESAAVIVELVCLGQMLELKARSRVSGAIRALLRLSPRTARRVAPDGSEADVEVTQVQVGDLLRVRPGEKVPVDGLVVSGASTVDESMVTGEPMPVEKGAGARVTGATQNGTGGLLVRAERVGQDTLLAQIVRMVMDAQRSRAPIQRLADVVSGWFVPAVVASAALAFSLWAWLGPEPRLAHGVVAAVAVLIIACPCALGLATPMAIMVGTGRGASAGVLIKSAEALERLEQVQVLLVDKTGTLTAGRPELVRVVALPPHDEAGLLRLAGALERGSEHPLAAAVVAGAAARGVALGEAGDFQAEPGRGVAGRVDGRQVALGTAPFLVSLGVDVAPLLAEAEALRAEGGTAVLVAVDGRPAGLLLAADPVKPGAAEMVRALQAEGLTVVMVTGDARTSALAVARRLGITEVEAEVLPAEKAAVVARYKQAGRVVAMAGDGINDAPALAAADVGIAMGTGTDVAMESAGVTLVKGDLAGLVRARRLSRATMRNIRQNLFWAFAYNAAGVPLAAGLLYPFTGLVLSPMIASAAMSFSSVTVITNALRLRRARL, from the coding sequence ATGGAGCCCACCCCCAGCGCCGCGCCCGCGGCGGCCGCTGCGGCGTCGGCGCCCACCTGCGACCCCGTCTGCGGCGCGGCGGTCGACCCGGCCGCGCCGGCCGGCGGCACGGTGGAGCGCGGCCGGTACCGCTACCACTTCTGCTCGGCCGCCTGCCGGGGCCGCTTCCAGGCCGAGCCGGAGCGCTGGTTCGCCCTCGATCCGGTCTGCCACATGGAGGTGAACCCCCGGGCGCCGAAGGGCGGCCAGTGGGAGCACCAGGGCGTCACCTACTCCTTCTGCAACCCGAAGTGCCTGGCCAGGTTCAGCGCCGATCCGGCGCCCTTCCTGGCCCGCCGGCCGGGTGAGCCGGCGCCGCCCCCGCCCGCGCCGGCCGCGCCCCCCGGCGCCGAGGTGGTCTGGGTCTGCCCCATGTGCCCGGAGGTGAAGGAGCAGACCCCGGTGCCCTGCCCGACCTGCGGCATGGGGCTCGAGCCGATGGTGCTGGGCGGCATGCCCTCCGCCGAGGAGCCCCCCAACCCGGAGCTGACCAGCATGACCCGCCGCTTCTGGTGGGGGCTGGCCCCCACCCTGGCGCTGCTGGCGGTGGCCATGGGCGACATGTCGAGCGGCATGGCGGTGCGCCACGCCCTGGGCGCCCGCACCTTCGGCCTGCTGCAGGCCGCGCTGGCGGCGCCGGTGGTGCTGGTGGGCGGCTGGCCCTTCTTCGAGCGCGCCTGGCTCTCGGTGCGGACCTGGAAGCTCAACATGTTCACGCTGATCGGGATCGGCACCGCCGCCGCCTTCCTCTTCAGCGCCGCGGCCGTGCTGCTGCCCCCAGGCGCCTTCCCGGCCGCGTACCTGGAGCACGGCGCCCCGCCGCTCTACTTCGAGTCGGCGGCGGTCATCGTCGAGCTGGTCTGCCTGGGCCAGATGCTGGAGCTCAAGGCCCGCAGCCGGGTCTCCGGCGCCATCCGGGCGCTCCTGCGCCTCTCGCCCAGGACGGCCCGGCGGGTGGCGCCCGACGGCAGCGAGGCCGACGTGGAGGTGACCCAGGTGCAGGTGGGCGACCTCCTGCGGGTCCGCCCGGGCGAGAAGGTGCCGGTGGACGGCCTGGTGGTCTCCGGCGCCTCCACGGTGGACGAGTCCATGGTGACCGGCGAGCCCATGCCGGTGGAGAAGGGCGCGGGGGCCCGGGTCACCGGGGCCACCCAGAACGGCACCGGCGGGCTGCTGGTGCGGGCCGAGCGGGTGGGCCAGGACACCCTGCTGGCGCAGATCGTCCGCATGGTGATGGACGCGCAGCGCAGCCGCGCCCCCATCCAGCGGCTGGCCGACGTGGTCTCCGGCTGGTTCGTGCCCGCGGTGGTGGCCTCGGCGGCGCTGGCCTTCTCGCTGTGGGCCTGGCTCGGGCCCGAGCCGCGGCTGGCCCACGGGGTGGTGGCGGCGGTGGCGGTGCTGATCATCGCCTGCCCCTGCGCCCTGGGCCTGGCCACCCCCATGGCCATCATGGTGGGGACCGGGCGCGGCGCCAGCGCCGGCGTGCTCATCAAGAGCGCCGAGGCGCTGGAGCGGCTGGAGCAGGTGCAGGTGCTGCTGGTGGACAAGACCGGCACCCTGACGGCCGGACGGCCCGAGCTGGTCCGGGTGGTGGCGCTGCCGCCCCACGACGAGGCGGGGCTGCTGCGCCTGGCCGGGGCGCTGGAGCGCGGCTCGGAGCACCCGCTGGCGGCCGCGGTGGTGGCCGGCGCGGCCGCCCGCGGGGTGGCGCTGGGCGAGGCCGGCGACTTCCAGGCCGAGCCGGGGCGCGGGGTGGCGGGCCGGGTGGACGGCCGCCAGGTGGCGCTGGGGACGGCCCCGTTCCTCGTCAGCCTGGGCGTGGACGTGGCGCCGCTGCTCGCCGAGGCGGAGGCGCTGCGGGCCGAGGGCGGCACCGCGGTGCTGGTGGCGGTGGACGGCCGGCCCGCCGGGCTGCTGCTGGCGGCCGACCCCGTCAAGCCGGGCGCGGCCGAGATGGTGCGGGCCCTGCAGGCCGAGGGGCTCACGGTGGTGATGGTCACCGGCGACGCCCGCACCTCGGCGCTGGCCGTGGCCCGGCGCCTCGGCATCACCGAGGTGGAGGCCGAGGTGCTGCCGGCCGAGAAGGCGGCGGTGGTGGCCCGCTACAAGCAGGCCGGCCGGGTGGTGGCCATGGCCGGCGACGGCATCAACGACGCCCCGGCGCTGGCGGCGGCCGACGTGGGCATCGCCATGGGCACCGGCACCGACGTGGCCATGGAGTCGGCCGGCGTCACCCTGGTGAAGGGCGACCTGGCCGGGCTGGTGCGGGCCCGCCGCCTGTCGCGCGCCACCATGCGCAACATCCGGCAGAACCTCTTCTGGGCCTTCGCCTACAACGCCGCCGGCGTGCCGCTGGCGGCCGGCCTGCTCTACCCCTTCACCGGGCTGGTGCTCTCGCCCATGATCGCCAGCGCCGCCATGAGCTTCAGCTCGGTGACGGTGATCACCAACGCCCTGCGGCTGCGCCGGGCCCGGCTCTAG
- a CDS encoding tetratricopeptide repeat protein, translating to MTTPTTPPPWPLRALDALASRPRLVVLLAAVLPFLGTLQNPPILDDGWAALDNPLTWSLRNVGRIFRELYGFAGEPSVRGPYRPLTTLSYALDYAVHGRWTPGYHLVNVALHGLASLLVLAVARRLAAAAWPQEAGGPGRAARVALLAGLLFAVHPAHVEAVASIFGRTEPLSTSFALGALLLALGRRGAAWRLPAALLVLVAGVLSKEVAIVTPGIFLVIAVALPAAAGFEVRPGLRGAAPRRALAEAAAVAGLLATALVPYLLARGPVLGVAPEARWFPVGTPAAHVALTMSRVLGEYLRILAFPAFLGGDFAYAARLPTLTGPTAGFALATAAWLATLAAGLLLLRRAPLAAAGLLWIFLPLLPVLQVIPVGVLLAERLLYLPSVGFCLAVAAALGGWLGRGPAAARAAAAGLALVAALAGRTVARTLDWRTAVAYWEAELATAPREVVVNNNLAVAYLARGRFAEAVERLRVVLEVHPRYWRAHINMGLALQSLGDKAAARRALEAALPLAPESTDPPFYLARFLGQEGDRPEALRLLAGARRLRPEQARLPLLEGELLLELGRVEEGRTALREAARLDPGDQRARQLLERTGGP from the coding sequence GTGACCACCCCGACCACCCCACCACCCTGGCCCCTGCGGGCGCTCGACGCCCTGGCCTCGCGGCCCCGCCTGGTGGTGCTGCTGGCGGCGGTGCTGCCCTTCCTGGGCACCCTGCAGAACCCTCCCATCCTGGACGACGGCTGGGCGGCGCTCGACAACCCGCTCACCTGGAGCCTCCGGAACGTGGGGCGCATCTTCCGCGAGCTCTACGGCTTCGCCGGGGAGCCCTCGGTGCGAGGCCCCTACCGCCCGCTCACCACGCTCAGCTACGCGCTCGACTACGCGGTGCACGGGCGGTGGACCCCGGGCTACCACCTGGTGAACGTGGCGCTGCACGGCCTGGCCAGCCTGCTGGTCCTGGCGGTGGCGCGGCGCCTGGCCGCGGCGGCCTGGCCGCAGGAGGCCGGTGGCCCGGGGCGCGCGGCCCGGGTGGCGCTGCTGGCCGGGCTCCTCTTCGCCGTCCACCCGGCCCACGTGGAGGCGGTGGCCTCCATCTTCGGCCGGACCGAGCCGCTCTCCACCTCCTTCGCGCTGGGTGCGCTCCTGCTGGCGCTGGGCCGACGCGGCGCCGCCTGGCGGCTCCCCGCCGCGCTGCTGGTGCTGGTGGCGGGGGTGCTCTCCAAGGAGGTGGCCATCGTCACGCCGGGGATCTTCCTGGTGATCGCCGTGGCCCTCCCGGCGGCGGCGGGCTTCGAGGTCCGGCCCGGGCTGCGCGGCGCGGCGCCGAGGCGGGCCCTGGCCGAGGCGGCCGCCGTGGCCGGGCTGCTGGCCACCGCGCTGGTACCCTACCTGCTGGCGCGCGGTCCCGTGCTGGGGGTGGCGCCCGAGGCGCGCTGGTTCCCGGTGGGCACGCCCGCGGCGCACGTGGCCCTCACCATGAGCCGGGTGCTGGGCGAGTACCTGCGCATCCTGGCCTTCCCCGCCTTCCTGGGCGGCGACTTCGCCTACGCCGCCCGCCTGCCCACGCTGACCGGCCCCACCGCTGGCTTCGCGCTGGCCACCGCGGCCTGGCTGGCCACGCTGGCGGCCGGGCTGCTGCTGCTCCGGCGCGCCCCGCTGGCCGCGGCCGGCCTGCTCTGGATCTTCCTGCCGCTCCTGCCCGTCCTGCAGGTCATCCCGGTGGGCGTGCTGCTGGCCGAGCGGCTGCTCTACCTGCCCTCGGTCGGCTTCTGCCTGGCGGTGGCGGCGGCGCTCGGCGGGTGGCTCGGCCGGGGCCCGGCCGCCGCCCGCGCGGCCGCGGCCGGGCTGGCCCTGGTGGCGGCCCTGGCCGGGCGCACCGTGGCGCGCACCCTGGACTGGCGCACCGCCGTGGCCTACTGGGAGGCCGAGCTGGCCACCGCGCCGCGCGAGGTGGTGGTCAACAACAACCTGGCGGTGGCCTACCTGGCGCGCGGCCGCTTCGCCGAGGCGGTGGAGCGGCTGCGGGTGGTGCTCGAGGTCCACCCGCGCTACTGGCGGGCCCACATCAACATGGGGCTGGCGCTGCAGTCCCTGGGCGACAAGGCGGCGGCCCGGCGGGCCCTCGAGGCGGCGCTGCCCCTGGCGCCCGAGTCGACCGATCCGCCCTTCTACCTGGCCCGCTTCCTGGGGCAGGAGGGGGACCGCCCGGAGGCGCTGCGGCTGCTGGCCGGGGCGCGACGCCTGCGGCCCGAGCAGGCCAGGCTGCCGCTCCTGGAGGGAGAGCTCCTCCTCGAGCTCGGCCGCGTGGAGGAGGGGCGGACGGCGCTGCGCGAGGCGGCCAGGCTCGATCCGGGCGACCAGCGCGCTCGCCAGCTCCTGGAGCGGACCGGCGGGCCCTGA
- a CDS encoding TIGR00730 family Rossman fold protein: protein MKRICVFCGASPGRDPRYVEAARALGRELVERGLELVYGGGSVGLMGQVADAVLAAGGRVTGVIPEVLQIRELAHRGLTDLRVVASMHERKALMAELSDGFVALPGGMGTLEELAEVLTWAQLGLHQRPVGLLDVAGYYAPLIAFFDQAEAAGFLRAEHRRLLLVGRQPGALLETLRAFRPDGPVERLIDRATS from the coding sequence ATGAAGCGGATCTGCGTCTTCTGCGGCGCCTCGCCGGGCCGCGACCCCCGGTACGTCGAGGCCGCCCGCGCGCTCGGGCGCGAGCTGGTGGAGCGAGGCCTGGAGCTGGTGTACGGCGGCGGCTCGGTGGGGCTGATGGGCCAGGTGGCAGACGCCGTCCTGGCCGCCGGCGGACGGGTCACCGGCGTCATCCCCGAGGTGCTCCAGATCCGCGAGCTGGCCCACCGCGGCCTCACCGACCTCAGGGTGGTGGCCTCCATGCACGAGCGCAAGGCGCTGATGGCCGAGCTCTCCGACGGCTTCGTGGCGCTGCCGGGCGGCATGGGCACCCTGGAGGAGCTGGCCGAGGTGCTCACCTGGGCCCAGCTGGGGCTGCACCAGCGGCCGGTGGGGCTGCTCGACGTGGCGGGCTACTACGCCCCGCTCATCGCCTTCTTCGACCAGGCCGAGGCCGCCGGCTTCCTGCGCGCCGAGCACCGGCGCCTGCTGCTGGTGGGGCGCCAGCCCGGGGCGCTGCTGGAGACGCTGCGGGCCTTCAGGCCGGACGGCCCGGTGGAGCGGCTCATCGACCGGGCCACCAGCTGA
- a CDS encoding rhodanese-like domain-containing protein has protein sequence MPTAVALALALALSAPGLPPPGLVDGPTAARLVAEGATVLDVRTPAEFEGGHIPGARLLPFDQVAARAAEVGPREKPVLLYCRTGRRTALAAAALRSLGFTAVYDLQGLVNWPGEVAAGPAR, from the coding sequence ATGCCCACCGCCGTCGCCCTCGCGCTCGCCCTCGCCCTGTCTGCCCCCGGCCTGCCGCCCCCGGGGCTGGTGGACGGCCCCACCGCGGCGCGGCTGGTGGCCGAGGGCGCCACCGTGCTCGACGTCCGCACCCCGGCCGAGTTCGAGGGAGGGCACATCCCCGGCGCCCGCCTCCTCCCGTTCGATCAGGTGGCGGCCCGCGCCGCCGAGGTCGGCCCCCGCGAGAAGCCCGTGCTCCTGTACTGCCGCACCGGCCGGCGCACCGCCCTCGCGGCGGCGGCGCTGCGCTCCCTCGGCTTCACCGCCGTCTACGACCTGCAGGGCCTCGTGAACTGGCCCGGCGAGGTGGCGGCCGGGCCAGCCCGGTAG
- a CDS encoding SpoIID/LytB domain-containing protein, whose product MIRPGRALALPLLVLALACATVTEASREVPAPVAASSPAAVPPHPGPLPQQAGGEGVQGAATPTPTSTATPTPTPTPTPTATATSTAVPPHPGPLPQQAGGEGVQGAATPPVPSFLPPGILSNLPPPLPPPDPPPDLTPLPTSLEQADPLELLWSHRLELGPGGQPLVTIRITEGQQALSLRPLGPARLSLRGGGVLELPAGAALTFRLRHAAPARLDHAPLLGEAVRADRAGLEPARREWTGRGVALRTRLVGGVYGLGGRVVDNRRELLLAAGDGSRAGAAAQAADLEARAGQRVPLHAELVERPRGTLQVFGEAGLLGEADLVAALDVAGDAGAAVEAVAHGLDGRAAREDRRYRGRLLVTVDAGGALALVNLLPLEALLRGLVPSEMPAGSPLEALKAQAVTARSNVLAQIGTRHLGDPYLLCAEVHCQAYRGTGAETLRTDEAVRATAGEALFGRADRTLVDGVYSAMCGGHGEDAHLVWGGGPRPGLGGHPDLPAALQPIWGGGLRDESRLRDFLAAPPDAWCARPAAARRDRFRWERRFAPADLDGLAAPLGVGRVRGLAPLARGVSGRVLTLRVEGELADAEVRGELTIRRLLKNLPSSMFVVDREGAETVLRGGGWGHGAGMCQWGAIGRAEAGQDYRRILEASFEGAEVGRIH is encoded by the coding sequence ATGATCCGCCCCGGCCGCGCGCTCGCGCTCCCGCTCCTGGTGCTCGCGCTGGCCTGCGCGACGGTCACGGAGGCGTCCAGGGAGGTCCCGGCGCCGGTCGCGGCCTCGTCACCGGCCGCGGTGCCCCCTCACCCCGGCCCTCTCCCCCAGCAAGCTGGGGGAGAGGGTGTACAGGGCGCGGCGACCCCGACCCCGACCTCGACCGCGACCCCGACCCCGACCCCGACCCCGACCCCGACCGCGACCGCGACCTCGACCGCAGTGCCCCCTCACCCCGGCCCTCTCCCCCAGCAGGCTGGGGGAGAGGGTGTGCAGGGCGCGGCGACCCCGCCAGTGCCCTCCTTCCTCCCCCCCGGGATCCTCTCCAACCTCCCTCCGCCGCTCCCGCCACCCGATCCACCGCCCGACCTCACCCCGCTCCCCACCTCGCTCGAGCAGGCGGATCCGCTCGAGCTCCTCTGGAGCCACCGGCTCGAGCTCGGGCCAGGCGGCCAGCCGCTGGTCACCATCCGGATCACCGAGGGCCAGCAGGCGCTCTCGCTCAGGCCACTGGGCCCGGCCCGCCTGTCGCTCCGCGGCGGGGGCGTGCTGGAGCTCCCGGCCGGCGCGGCGCTCACCTTCCGGCTGCGACACGCCGCCCCGGCGCGGCTCGACCACGCCCCCCTGCTCGGCGAGGCGGTCCGGGCCGACCGCGCCGGGCTCGAGCCGGCCCGGCGCGAGTGGACCGGCCGCGGCGTGGCGCTGCGCACCCGGCTGGTGGGCGGCGTCTACGGCCTGGGCGGGCGGGTGGTGGACAACCGGCGCGAGCTCCTGCTGGCGGCGGGCGACGGCTCGAGGGCGGGCGCGGCGGCCCAGGCCGCCGACCTGGAGGCCCGCGCTGGCCAGCGGGTGCCGCTCCACGCCGAGCTGGTGGAGCGGCCGCGCGGCACGCTGCAGGTCTTCGGCGAGGCCGGCCTGCTGGGCGAGGCCGACCTGGTGGCGGCGCTGGACGTGGCGGGCGACGCCGGGGCGGCGGTGGAGGCGGTGGCCCACGGCCTCGACGGCCGGGCGGCCCGCGAGGACCGACGCTACCGCGGCCGCCTGCTGGTCACCGTCGACGCCGGCGGGGCGCTGGCGCTGGTGAACCTGCTGCCGCTCGAGGCGCTGCTGAGAGGCCTGGTCCCCTCCGAGATGCCGGCCGGGTCGCCGCTGGAGGCGCTCAAGGCGCAGGCCGTCACGGCCCGCTCCAACGTGCTGGCGCAGATCGGCACCCGCCACCTGGGCGATCCGTACCTGCTCTGCGCCGAGGTCCACTGCCAGGCCTACCGCGGCACCGGCGCCGAGACCCTCAGGACCGACGAGGCGGTGCGCGCCACCGCCGGCGAGGCGCTCTTCGGCCGCGCCGACCGCACCCTGGTGGACGGGGTCTACTCCGCCATGTGCGGTGGCCACGGCGAGGACGCCCACCTGGTGTGGGGCGGCGGGCCGCGCCCGGGGCTGGGCGGCCATCCGGACCTGCCGGCGGCGCTCCAGCCGATCTGGGGCGGGGGGCTGCGCGACGAGTCCCGGCTGCGCGACTTCCTGGCCGCACCGCCCGACGCCTGGTGCGCCCGCCCGGCGGCGGCCCGCCGCGACCGCTTCCGCTGGGAGCGGCGCTTCGCCCCGGCCGATCTCGACGGCCTGGCGGCGCCGCTGGGGGTGGGCCGGGTGCGAGGGCTGGCGCCGCTGGCGCGCGGGGTCTCCGGGCGGGTGCTCACCCTGCGGGTGGAGGGGGAGCTCGCGGACGCCGAGGTGCGGGGGGAGCTCACCATCCGCCGGCTGCTGAAGAACCTGCCCTCGTCGATGTTCGTGGTGGACCGCGAGGGGGCGGAGACCGTGCTGCGCGGCGGGGGGTGGGGCCACGGCGCCGGCATGTGCCAGTGGGGCGCCATCGGTCGGGCCGAGGCCGGGCAGGACTACCGGCGCATCCTGGAGGCGTCCTTCGAGGGCGCCGAGGTCGGCCGGATCCACTGA